In the Apteryx mantelli isolate bAptMan1 chromosome 1, bAptMan1.hap1, whole genome shotgun sequence genome, one interval contains:
- the LOC136991085 gene encoding olfactory receptor 52K1-like — MLLHVNFSASSNTTALVFFLTGIPGLEAMHRWISIPFSTVFAIALLGNSTLLYVIKTEPSLHKPMFYFLSMLALTDLVLSLTTVPKMLSIFWFNAREITFKACLVQMFFLHSFAIMESAVLLAMAFDRYVAVCNPLRYSSILTNSLIAKIGLLALVRASGLVLPLPFLLRRLPYCRSHVISHCYCEHMAVVKLACADTRFNNIYGISVLFFIVGLDMLCIGHSYLMILRTVLSLATKEERLKALGTCLAHICAILFFYIPVVLSSVIHRFGYHIAPHVHILMANLYLLFPPMMNPIVYGVKTKEIRERVLTAFSRKRL; from the coding sequence ATGCTTCTCCATGTCAActtctctgcttccagcaacaccACCGCACTTGTGTTTTTCCTGACTGGCATCCCTGGCCTGGAAGCTATGCACCGCTGGATTTCCATCCCGTTCAGCACAGTGTTTGCCATAGCCCTTCTTGGGAACAGCACCCTCTTGTATGTGATAAAGACAGAGCCATCTCTCCACAAGCCCATGTTCTATTTCCTTTCCATGCTGGCTCTCACTGACTTGGTGCTGTCCCTGACCACCGTGCCCAAAATGCTGAGCATCTTCTGGTTCAATGCGCGGGAGATCACCTTCAAGGCCTGCCTTGTGCAGATGTTTTTCCTTCACTCTTTTGCCATCATGGAGTCGGCAGTGCTGCTGGCCATGGCTTTTGACAGGTATGTTGCTGTGTGCAACCCCCTGCGATACAGCTCCATCCTGACCAACTCCCTGATAGCCAAGATCGGGCTGCTGGCTCTGGTCAGGGCATCAGGGCTTGTATTgcccctgcccttcctcctccgcCGCCTGCCGTATTGCCGCTCCCATGTCATCTCCCATTGCTACTGCGAACATATGGCGGTGGTGAAGCTGGCCTGTGCTGACACCAGATTCAATAATATCTACGGCATCTCCGTGCTTTTCTTCATTGTGGGGCTGGATATGCTGTGCATTGGGCACTCCTACCTCATGATCCTGAGAACTGTGTTGAGCCTGGCAACCAAGGAGGAGAGACTGAAGGCACTTGGTACCTGCCTTGCCCACATCTGCGCCATCCTGTTCTTCTACATCCCTGTGGTTTTGTCGTCGGTAATCCACAGGTTCGGTTACCACATTGCCCCTCATGTGCACATCTTGATGGCCAATTTGTaccttctcttccctcccatgATGAATCCTATAGTGTATGGTGTCAAAACCAAGGAGATCCGTGAGCGGGTGCTCACTGCATTTTCTCGCAAGAGGCTCTAA